The DNA window TCTTTGAATTTTTCCTTTGAGAGGTCACTCCAATAAGTTTTCTGATATAACTGTCTAACTCCTTGGATTCATAAAAATACAAACATTTAGCCACAATGATATTACTATTTTCTTGTTCAGAATAGTATATGTGCCCCATCGAATAAAAGTTACCTGCCTCTTTAATTGTATAGTTTCTCAGCTTCTTAGTTTGACTATCTGTTAGTTTACCTAATGTTGAAAATTCAGTACTTGACATATCTTTCATCTGGAATTTAGTTAAAAAAGAAGAGTCTATTTTATTATAATTAATGTAAAGACAGTGATCAAATACATATTTCTTCATATTGTCACCTACATTTGAGGTTTGTGCCTGGAGTACATTAGTCAGTAATAAGACTAGTATTAAAAACAGTTTTAAGTTATTGCTTTTTGTTGTAAATAAACTTATTTTAATTCCCATAATGTTATTTCATCTGCTGGATTGAGTATAGCTAATGGTTGTTCAAATATTTATTTTCATTTTGAATATTATGCATATAAGCCTTCGAATCATTAATAAGTTTTTTATACATTTCAATGGTCATGTTTTCACTTTCAAATAATTTGTTACAAAGCAAAAAAGGCGAGCTGTAATCTTCTTTTATATGTTCATCTTTATCTTGGTAAAAGGTAATTACATTGGCCATATTTTTATTTTGAAAATCAATAATTGTTGATTTTACTGCTTCAATTTTATAAAAAGTTGGTAGTGCATAGCCTAAATCATAAAGAGTGTAATAGTGTCTGTTAAATAAACTGTTATTTTTACCTATGGATTGCACACGATATATTTTAGTTTTCTGTATCAGAATATCCATGCATTGACACTTTCCTAAATCCATAAATTGTTGATAAGCAGCATTATCATTTAATAATTTTTGTTGAACAGCATTCAATGTTCCTTGTGAGTATAACCCTACTGACACTAATAAAGCGATTATAAAATATCTCATTTTTATTTTTTTATTTCAATTCCCAAAAATAAATAACTTTCGCATGTTCATAATAATTATGTCCACCAATAGCATTTCCATCATGCCATAAAGTTGCATGTCCGCTTGCCCATCGTGCATCATTAGATATTAAAATATAAATTCCTTTTCTATCCCCTATTTTATCAGCTACTTCATTAAACGATTTTGGATTTTTAATTTCTTCATCAGGTTTACCAAATTGTTTTTCCTTTAACCAAGTTCCCATATTTGCTGCACTAACAGTAATACCTTTATCTTTATTTGGACCTTCTTTTATTGTATATTCAGTTTTAACTTTGATTTTTGCATTAATAAGTCCTAAAGAAACTCTGGTAGCACAGGCATTTGAAAAAACTGTTTTATCATAATTCGAACCAAATATTGTTGTAAACACTTTGGAGGCTGGCATATCATTTTCAGAGGGAGTTCCCGGATTTACTTTTGGGTAACCATGGTAAACGTCATCCCATTTAGGCCTTTTAATTTTGATAGGCTTGGTCTGTTTATTTCCACTTGTCGCTATAATCCCTCGTCGTTGCTCAAGGAATATAGGTATAAAATTATTAATTCTCATACTCATGTGTGTTTTTATATTATTTCACTAAAAGTAGATAAAAATAAAATATCTCATGGTTTGCACATGAGATATTTTAAAATTTGTAGTAGAGCTACGACAAGAATTGATCAGCTATATTTTCAACGATAGCTTTCATTTAACTCCCCGTTCCCGGCCCATTCAAATACTCATTACTCATATCCTTCTCCTTTTTAAAATCCATTTTACCAAACTTATAACTGAAGCTTATTCCGAAGGAGCGGTAAGGAAGTTCTCTTACGGAATAAGAGTCGTAGTCTCCGGTACTCACGGTAGTGACCTGTCTGATGTATTTATTGAAAGGATTGGTAATGGTAAAACCCAAACTTGCTTTTTTGTTCCAGAATTCTTTTCTTCCTGCCAATGTATACGTAATAGATTCTGGATTTTTCCCTTGGATATTTTTGGCGGCTGAGTTATAGTTTCCGAATACTTCCAGAATAAAATTCTTGGGAAACTGGTAATTGAGATTCAGATTCAGGCGATAGCGCATTCCCATATCCAGGTTGCCTACATAGGTATGGCTCATAATATACCGGTGAAACACCATCATATTACTTCTCAGATTCATTTTATTATGAAGGAATGGAAGAGAAAGAGAAATGATACCACCGGAATTGTATTCTTTCCCGATATTGTCTCTGGCTGTTACTGATACATTGGTATATTCCGTTCCGTTCGCTGTAAAGGTGGGATAAAAGGTAGTAATCTGCTTTAAATCCTGGCTGTTGATACGTTCTACCATCGACAATGAAATGTTTCCTCCATTGGCAAAATTCTTTGTGTATCCCAATTCCATATTATCGCCTATTTCAGGTTTCAATGCCGGATTTCCTGTGGTAATATTATGAGGATCACTGATGTTTAAAAACGGATTCAGCTCAGTGTATTCCGGACGCTCTACCCTTCTTGTATAAGATAGCTTTATCGTTTCACCACTTTCAAATTTATGAGACAAAATGAAGGAAGGAACCAACAATCCATAAGATGGAATATTTGTATTAGGGAAATCTATTTTAAGAGTGGTATACTCATAGCGTAACCCTGCTCTTACATCCAGCCAATTGAATATTTTAAGTTTTGAAGAAAAATACGCGGCATAGATTCCCATATCATAATTTAAATGATACGACTGCAAAGGATCTGCTTCATATTGACCGGATGTAGTATTCAAAACATGAACCTCCGTAGCATTGGTGATATGTTGCTGTACTGTTTTCGCTCCCATTTCAAAGATTACATTCTCATTTAAAGGATGAACATAATCTACGGACAGGTTATGGCTGTTATCGGTTCCCGGATTATTACCCGAGATTCCATTATACGGCGAC is part of the Chryseobacterium lactis genome and encodes:
- a CDS encoding T6SS effector amidase Tae4 family protein; its protein translation is MRINNFIPIFLEQRRGIIATSGNKQTKPIKIKRPKWDDVYHGYPKVNPGTPSENDMPASKVFTTIFGSNYDKTVFSNACATRVSLGLINAKIKVKTEYTIKEGPNKDKGITVSAANMGTWLKEKQFGKPDEEIKNPKSFNEVADKIGDRKGIYILISNDARWASGHATLWHDGNAIGGHNYYEHAKVIYFWELK